In Bufo gargarizans isolate SCDJY-AF-19 chromosome 6, ASM1485885v1, whole genome shotgun sequence, a single genomic region encodes these proteins:
- the LOC122941665 gene encoding zinc finger protein OZF-like — translation MMEDHQPLTLPVKEERRTPERCPSPRLPHDGSEEPVNNVPQDDQLVNPGEDLNIIYVTETYVRSDDQSIEDIPTDNQPDDCTRSSTGHLRSSDFKADDLGILQDTYEKNAIVPYTSAFENSNQSSDPFQCVLPFDLSQAVTQMKEHRKEEHTRTHTREKPLSCSECGKYFKRKSDLVKHQKIHTGVKPYSCSECGKCFKHKWELVRHQRIHTGEKPFSCSECGKCFKHKSDLVKHQITHTGERPFSCLECRKCFTNKSYLVIHQRSHTGEKPYSCSYCGKHYSVKYALEKHKRIHTGEKPYICSECRKCFVQKSDLVIHQRIHTGERPYSCSDCGKSYRVKSELVIHQRTHTGEKPFSCSVCGKHYSVKSHLVTHQRTHTGKKPFPCTECDKCFTSKKLLVIHQRRHTGEKPFPCSECGKCFTAKPDLVKHLRYHTGEKPYSCSECGKRCYDKSDLIKHQIIHTGEKPFSCSECGRCFNQKSNLINHQKVHTGEKTFACTECGKCFALKKSLVRHQIIHTGGLTDKYNCLKHQ, via the exons atgatggaggatcaccagccTCTCACAttaccag ttaaggaagagagaagaacaccggagagatgtcctAGTCCTCGTCTTCCACATGATGGTTCAGAAGAACCTGTcaacaatgtcccacaggatgatcag cttgtgaatccgggtgaagatctgaacattatatatgttacagagacatatgtgaggaGTGATGACCAGAGTATAGAGGATATTCCTACAGATAACCAACCAG atgactgtaccaggagCTCAACTGGACACCTACGGTCTTCAGATTTTAAAGCAGATGATCTTGGCATCTTACAAGATACTTATGAAAAGAATGCCATTGTCCCATATACATCAGCATTTGAAAACAGCAATCAATCATCTGATCCTTTTCAATGTGTCCTACCTTTTGATTTGTCACAGGCTGTTACCCAAATGAAAGAACATAGAAAGGAGGAACATACAAGAACTCACACAAGGGAGAAGCCATtatcctgttcagaatgtggaaaatattttaaacggaaatcagatcttgttaaacatcagaaaattcacacaggagtgaagccgtattcatgttcagaatgtgggaaatgttttaaacatAAATGGgaacttgttagacatcagagaattcacacaggggagaaaccattttcatgctcagaatgtggaaaatgttttaaacataaatcagatcttgttaaacatcagataaCCCACACAGGGGAGAgaccattttcatgtttagaatgtaggaaatgttttaccaataaatcatatcttgttatacatcagagaagtcacacaggggagaagccatattcatgttcatatTGTGGAAAACATTATAGCGTTAAATATGCTcttgaaaaacacaaaagaattcatacaggggagaaaccatataTATGCTcagaatgtagaaaatgttttgttcagaaatcagatcttgttatacatcagagaattcacacaggggagaggccATACTCATGTTCAGATTGTGGAAAAAGTTATAGAGTTAAATCAGAGCTTGTTatccatcagagaactcacacaggggagaagcctttTTCATGTTCAGTGTGCGGGAAACACTACAgcgttaaatcacatcttgttacacatcagagaactcacacaggaaagAAGCCATTTCCATGTACAGAATGTGACAAATGTTTTACATCTAAAAAATtgcttgttatacatcagagacgtcacacaggagagaagccatttccatgttcagaatgtgggaaatgttttacagctaaaccagatcttgttaaacatctgagatatcacacaggggagaagccgtattcatgttctgaatgtgggaaacgTTGTTATGATAAATCAGATCTTATTAAACATCagataattcacacaggagagaaaccattttcatgttcagaatgtgggagatgttttaaTCAGAAATCAAACCTCATTAATCATCAAAAAGTTCACACTGGGGAGAAGACTTTTGcatgtacagaatgtgggaaatgctttgctTTGAAAAAatctcttgttagacatcagataaTTCACACAGGAGGTTTAACCGACAAATACAATTGTCTTAAACATCAATGA